The proteins below come from a single Eremothecium sinecaudum strain ATCC 58844 chromosome II, complete sequence genomic window:
- the JID1 gene encoding Jid1p (Syntenic homolog of Ashbya gossypii ADL327W; Syntenic homolog of Saccharomyces cerevisiae YPR061C (JID1)), with amino-acid sequence MYRKTAEYAARVGSRATWKTFRHASTVPELSKRMTWPTSPSPTPYEVLGLQRHPKIDASILKKRYRELAMLYHPDTSYSSSASAFMSEVERLRRFKLVNEAYALLVDASRRQAYDTYNTGWAYSRPSTVAMSHTTYHQNPSYYSAGTWEDINNLNNDENTSAPLSLLAVLAYAAGIFVCVELAAFLSRLGDTVSHRFQNEDENKEALELAYSNYSMKTDKWTRIRRFLWFRSWGLHTTKEELDREASANEKLVRELKERKS; translated from the coding sequence ATGTACCGAAAAACAGCCGAATACGCAGCTCGAGTCGGCTCCAGGGCCACATGGAAGACATTTCGCCATGCCTCAACGGTTCCTGAACTATCAAAACGTATGACTTGGCCCACATCGCCTTCTCCAACTCCGTATGAGGTCCTAGGGCTTCAGAGACATCCCAAAATAGATGCAAGTATTCTAAAAAAACGTTATCGGGAGCTTGCCATGCTGTATCACCCAGATACATCGTACTCTAGCTCAGCTTCGGCGTTTATGAGCGAAGTCGAACGTCTACGTCGATTCAAGCTAGTGAATGAAGCCTACGCGTTGCTGGTCGACGCGTCACGCAGGCAGGCATACGACACCTACAATACCGGATGGGCCTATAGCAGGCCTTCTACTGTCGCCATGAGCCACACAACTTACCACCAAAACCCGTCTTATTACAGCGCCGGGACCTGGGAAGATATCAATAACCTAAATAATGACGAAAATACTAGCGCCCCACTGTCTCTCTTGGCAGTTCTCGCATATGCTGCTGGTATATTCGTCTGCGTCGAGCTAGCTGCTTTCCTGTCTAGACTAGGCGATACAGTTAGTCACCGTTTTCAGAATGAAGATGAGAATAAAGAGGCCTTAGAATTGGCCTATTCCAACTACAGCATGAAGACGGATAAGTGGACAAGAATAAGGCGTTTCCTTTGGTTTCGGAGTTGGGGCCTACACACTACAAAGGAGGAACTCGATCGAGAAGCTAGTGCCAACGAAAAATTAGTTCGAGAACTCAAAGAACGTAAATCTTAA
- the EXO84 gene encoding exocyst subunit EXO84 (Syntenic homolog of Ashbya gossypii ADL321W; Syntenic homolog of Saccharomyces cerevisiae YBR102C (EXO84)) encodes MVDFSLKRARNNWNKLSSPVKAKNEPAVQLKAKAYEEFVSPQESSQLPEIGVKDRKKVGTSMQRRLSFHSTKHSVPIIDFSAMPNLPTVDYLNREPSPSQHQHMKRTQKRTPSDIYEGRSLRDILSNPKFQAKRFVHEKLGEATALEIDNFASDLHDLSLEIEEKLKLNVSTSYNEILALNKNLDVVVVQLKELRNQTQQLQSVMEQFSTMAEKRLQLEKEASRNSSGSSVISRGATPSLIPPLHPARPGRDKTSIYMLEKIWSKELSTLLKTVEGSQKYISPAPGRHILMQSSDWLEVNIATLKPLHNVHIYLLNDMLLVAISRQDIKGELVAKQCCTLRELDVSEEPNYTLSFHFGNKHHSLYRARKPTEYAKLLENIKSAKDELRGIYQAEEDNVRRLRDSFTFLQSTQQTPNRDMNSPIRVHSRQKSLTGPTNPGRNQTYQDNLLQNISVSVHTRSRSGEVNKAAVQMKLADNELEELSVPVTRMDFPESIARLTSIENILSGVETGNEEEVMLLDLLKLKCSQNRALITQKLTHIINTEYSDTEKLISSTKALISLGVPVDALKLYLHNRSNFIQELVLQVGVHDNSNSYITQAAIIRFQTIKKVAAKFQQLYDGNHSEYSSILVNWCDGEVDKHFQLMRKQLISEDQVTPQAIKITRKQIDELKSVGMDFVYKLDDFLRVNSSKVL; translated from the coding sequence ATGGTAGATTTCTCGCTCAAAAGAGCCAGGAATAACTGGAATAAACTATCGTCCCCTGTTAAGGCTAAAAATGAGCCTGCCGTACAATTGAAGGCTAAGGCGTATGAGGAGTTTGTATCTCCTCAGGAATCATCACAGCTACCAGAGATTGGTGTTAAAGATCGTAAGAAAGTTGGTACTTCTATGCAAAGAAGGTTATCATTTCACAGCACAAAGCACTCAGTTCCTATTATTGATTTCAGTGCAATGCCCAATTTACCTACTGTAGACTATTTAAATCGCGAACCTTCGCCTTCTCAGCACCAACATATGAAGCGGACTCAGAAGAGGACGCCATCCGATATCTATGAGGGCCGTTCTTTACGGGACATACTATCGAATCCGAAATTCCAGGCAAAACGTTTCGTTCATGAGAAGTTAGGCGAGGCAACGGCTCTTGAAATTGATAATTTTGCCTCCGATTTGCACGATCTTTCTCTTGAAATAGAGGAGAAGCTGAAATTGAATGTGAGTACATCATACAACGAGATTTTAGCCTTAAACAAGAACCTGGATGTTGTGGTTGTGCAATTAAAAGAGTTGCGGAACCAGACTCAGCAGCTGCAATCTGTTATGGAGCAATTTAGTACTATGGCGGAGAAGAGGTTACAGCTTGAGAAGGAAGCCTCGCGTAACAGTAGTGGATCTAGTGTTATTTCGCGAGGAGCAACACCCTCACTTATTCCGCCACTGCATCCCGCTCGTCCTGGGCGAGATAAGACCAGTATATACATGTTAGAAAAGATATGGTCTAAAGAATTGAGTACGTTGCTGAAAACCGTGGAGGGTTCACAAAAATACATTTCGCCTGCTCCCGGTAGACATATACTTATGCAATCAAGCGATTGGTTAGAGGTTAATATCGCGACTTTGAAGCCTCTGCATAATGTGCATATCTACTTACTTAATGATATGTTGCTGGTAGCAATTAGTCGTCAGGATATCAAGGGAGAGCTTGTTGCCAAGCAATGTTGTACTTTAAGAGAGTTGGACGTCTCTGAGGAACCAAATTACACTTTATCTTTCCACTTTGGTAATAAGCATCATTCTTTATATAGAGCGCGGAAGCCTACAGAATACGCGAAACTGTTGGAAAATATTAAATCTGCGAAGGATGAGTTAAGAGGAATTTACCAGGCAGAAGAGGATAATGTGCGTAGATTGAGGGATTCATTTACTTTCTTACAATCCACACAGCAAACGCCAAATAGAGACATGAATAGCCCTATTAGGGTCCACAGCCGTCAAAAATCACTTACAGGACCAACCAATCCTGGACGTAATCAAACTTATCAGGACAATTTATTGCAAAATATTAGTGTTTCAGTACATACAAGGTCCAGATCGGGGGAAGTGAACAAGGCAGCGGTTCAAATGAAGTTAGCTGATAATGAATTGGAAGAGTTGAGTGTTCCAGTAACCAGAATGGACTTTCCAGAATCCATTGCTAGGTTAACTTCAATTGAAAATATTCTAAGTGGGGTTGAAACTGGAAACGAAGAAGAGGTTATGTTGTTGGACTTATTGAAGTTAAAATGTAGTCAAAACAGAGCACTTATCACCCAAAAGTTAACGCATATTATCAACACAGAATACTCAGACACTGAAAAACTAATTTCGAGTACTAAAGCATTAATCTCACTCGGAGTCCCCGTTGATGCTCTCAAGTTATACCTACATAATAGGTCTAATTTTATACAGGAGCTAGTGCTACAAGTTGGTGTACATGACAATTCAAACTCTTATATTACTCAGGCTGCTATTATCAGGTTTCAAACAATTAAAAAAGTTGCCGCCAAATTCCAACAACTATATGATGGTAATCATTCTGAATATTCATCAATTCTTGTAAACTGGTGTGATGGTGAAGTCGACAAGCATTTCCAGTTGATGAGAAAACAGCTAATCAGTGAGGATCAGGTTACACCGCAAGCAATAAAGATTACCAGGAAACAAATAGACGAACTCAAGTCAGTTGGAATGGATTTTGTTTATAAATTGGATGATTTTCTGAGAGTAAATAGTAGTAAGGttctttaa
- a CDS encoding HBL149Cp (Syntenic homolog of Ashbya gossypii ADL324W; Syntenic homolog of Ashbya gossypii NOHBY415; No homolog in Saccharomyces cerevisiae; Syntenic homolog of Kluyveromyces lactis KLLA0B08547g) has protein sequence MDNKRKRNGNDDFTGDSHLKSRSLHKDEDSIICNDPPCNGIAVSAKYYPSHVEMYHDQTCIECGKNLVKESLLNLHQEEVHNPLFYGRRLRCFESDCLQEFESHAQRRKHLIEFHHYPCDDDKLDMIYTGYSLSLT, from the coding sequence ATGGATAATAAGAGAAAACGTAACGGTAACGATGATTTTACTGGTGATTCTCATTTGAAATCTAGAAGCTTACATAAAGATGAGGACAGTATTATATGTAATGATCCTCCATGTAACGGTATAGCAGTTAGTGCTAAGTATTACCCTTCGCATGTAGAAATGTATCATGACCAAACATGCATAGAATGTGGTAAGAACCTCGTTAAAGAATCGTTGTTAAATTTGCACCAAGAAGAAGTACATAATCCTTTATTTTATGGTCGTAGACTCCGATGTTTTGAATCCGATTGTTTACAAGAGTTCGAATCGCATGCTCAACGTCGCAAGCATTTGATTGAGTTTCACCATTACCCTTGCGACGATGATAAACTAGATATGATATACACAGGTTATAGCTTAAGCCTTACTTGA
- the TFB4 gene encoding TFIIH/NER complex subunit TFB4 (Syntenic homolog of Ashbya gossypii ADL323C; Syntenic homolog of Saccharomyces cerevisiae YPR056W (TFB4)) has product MDAIAESTFQHTKSKSHLLEDTPSLVTLVIDTNPKLWAELDKEVGNKGELMQALKSIIVFLNAHLAFNSGNEVSVIAAYTRGIKYLYPPADELEEPSSKRKLGEDRSIINKGMYRGFRNVDETVVEELYKLFQQELRDQEASDVNPVRSTLSGAMSAGLTYINRMVHQNEGISLKSRLLVITCGSSSGRDEIFQYIPIMNCIFSATKMKCPIDVVKIGGTKESTFLQQATDATNGNYLHVENTKGLIQYLCTAMFIDPSLRNQIVKPNQSSVDFRTSCYLTGKVVAVGFVCSVCLCVLSIIPPGNKCPACDSEFDEKVVGKLKRKPVVAGVAKNKKRNKVK; this is encoded by the coding sequence ATGGATGCTATTGCTGAAAGTACGTTTCAGCATACCAAGAGTAAGTCGCATTTGCTCGAAGACACTCCTTCGTTGGTTACACTTGTAATTGATACAAACCCGAAACTATGGGCGGAGCTGGATAAAGAAGTTGGCAATAAAGGCGAACTAATGCAGGCTTTAAAATCTATTATCGTGTTTTTGAACGCTCATTTGGCCTTTAATAGTGGTAACGAAGTATCAGTGATTGCAGCATATACTAGGGGTATCAAATACCTGTATCCTCCTGCTGATGAATTAGAAGAACCATCTTCCAAGAGGAAATTAGGCGAAGACAGGTCAATAATTAATAAAGGCATGTACAGAGGGTTTAGAAATGTTGATGAAACTGTGGTTGAAGAGTTGTACAAGTTATTCCAGCAAGAGCTTCGCGATCAGGAAGCTAGCGATGTCAACCCTGTGAGAAGCACTTTATCGGGCGCAATGTCTGCTGGATTGACATATATTAATAGAATGGTGCACCAAAATGAGGGTATAAGTTTGAAATCTCGACTGCTGGTAATTACGTGCGGCAGCAGTAGCGGCAGAGATGAAATATTCCAGTATATCCCTATTATGAACTGTATCTTTTCTGCAACGAAGATGAAATGTCCAATTGATGTTGTGAAAATAGGCGGTACAAAGGAGTCAACGTTTCTGCAACAGGCTACAGATGCTACAAATGGAAATTACTTACATGTTGAGAACACTAAGGGTCTGATTCAATATTTATGCACAGCGATGTTTATTGACCCATCTTTAAGAAACCAAATTGTGAAACCAAACCAGAGTTCCGTGGACTTCAGGACCTCTTGTTACTTAACGGGGAAAGTTGTTGCTGTTGGATTTGTATGCAGTGTCTGTCTATGCGTGCTCTCAATCATCCCGCCAGGTAACAAGTGCCCAGCTTGTGATTCAGAGTTTGATGAGAAGGTGGTTGGTAAACTAAAACGAAAGCCAGTAGTTGCAGGCGTAGCGAAAAACAAAAAGAGGAATAAAGTCAAGTAA
- the ARO7 gene encoding chorismate mutase ARO7 (Syntenic homolog of Ashbya gossypii ADL326W; Syntenic homolog of Saccharomyces cerevisiae YPR060C (ARO7)), translated as MDFFDVDSVLNLDNIRRELVRMEDSIIFKFIERTYFPTCPVVYQPDERIPIPNFDGSLIDWAHLQMEKAQSQIRRFESPGETPFFPNDILKPVLPSLNYPAVLTPKGKEVNYNGKIKQTYIKEIIPLISRKDGNSWENLGSVTACDIDILQALSRRIHFGKFVAEAKFRKDEEMYTKMIRSRDIDGIMKSITNSKVEEEILERLKLKANVYGVDPADKDGERRITPEYLVKIYKEYVIPLTKEVEVDYLLSRLD; from the coding sequence ATGGACTTCTTTGATGTGGATTCAGTGTTGAACTTAGATAATATTCGGCGGGAGCTAGTGCGTATGGAGGACTCCATTATCTTCAAATTCATAGAAAGAACGTACTTCCCTACCTGCCCTGTTGTTTATCAACCTGATGAGCGCATACCAATCCCAAATTTTGATGGGTCGCTAATTGACTGGGCGCACTTGCAAATGGAGAAGGCCCAGTCCCAAATCCGGCGCTTCGAGTCCCCTGGAGAAACTCCCTTTTTTCCGAATGATATCTTGAAGCCTGTGTTACCTTCATTGAACTATCCGGCGGTTTTGACGCCAAAGGGGAAAGAGGTGAACTACAATGGGAAAATCAAGCAGACCTACATTAAAGAAATTATTCCGCTAATTTCCCGGAAGGATGGCAATAGTTGGGAGAATCTAGGGTCTGTGACGGCGTGCGACATTGATATATTGCAGGCTTTGAGCCGTAGGATTCATTTTGGAAAGTTTGTCGCCGAGGCTAAGTTCCGGAAGGATGAGGAGATGTACACCAAAATGATCCGGTCACGTGACATAGATGGTATTATGAAAAGCATTACGAACTCCAAGGTTGAAGAGGAGATTCTCGAGCGGCTCAAGTTGAAGGCGAATGTTTACGGTGTTGATCCTGCCGACAAAGATGGAGAACGTCGTATTACCCCAGAATACCTTGTTAAAATCTACAAGGAGTATGTGATTCCACTTACAAAAGAGGTTGAGGTAGATTACCTTCTATCGAGATTAGATTAA
- the BRR1 gene encoding Brr1p (Syntenic homolog of Ashbya gossypii ADL325C; Syntenic homolog of Saccharomyces cerevisiae YPR057W (BRR1)) produces the protein MGHTSGAVDPIFGQSKVFDCSDEAVNPLAVQYLQNVRNEALCIHAVGARNLRTKGPKTNISYSDDEIEDNNKPKSVGFGEGDPISLPFDMDETMKWFDRLQESSQEPQEPFEGYTEETLDLLLYSLKQYISETAQDSDPGVCKLAKILEEVEPVQNNTSFELDAAWAGKLIARLKRRTFTSLENLKLKINSQLPVPTRSQAWKIHISLNEPTNEFFQRMSHDQLLQLLTYMVERFEDQIFSEVATEHAQWLLYLLLHLPRRLAANHVSQVRSLAKVARKLIQNNSSDLQPLVMPLELTEDSPPSPGTTICHLTLTVAAIVYGQRDLLFND, from the coding sequence ATGGGCCATACAAGCGGTGCCGTTGATCCAATTTTTGGTCAGTCTAAGGTCTTCGACTGCAGTGACGAAGCTGTTAATCCCCTGGCAGTACAATACCTACAAAATGTACGAAATGAAGCCCTCTGTATTCATGCTGTAGGAGCAAGGAACCTGAGGACCAAAGGGCCTAAGACGAATATCAGTTATTCAGATGACGAGATTGAAGATAATAACAAACCCAAATCCGTAGGATTCGGCGAAGGCGACCCTATTTCCTTGCCATTTGACATGGATGAGACTATGAAGTGGTTTGACAGGCTCCAGGAATCTTCGCAAGAACCACAGGAACCATTTGAAGGTTATACCGAGGAAACTCTGGATCTCTTGTTATACAGCCTAAAGCAATATATATCAGAAACTGCTCAAGATTCGGATCCCGGCGTTTGTAAACTTGCGAAGATCCTAGAAGAAGTGGAGCCTGTACAGAACAATACATCCTTTGAGTTAGATGCTGCATGGGCGGGGAAACTAATTGCAAGGCTAAAAAGACGTACATTTACAAGCCTTGAGAACCTCAAGCTCAAAATAAACTCCCAGCTCCCAGTGCCCACGCGGTCACAAGCCTGGAAGATCCACATCTCCCTCAATGAACCTACAAATGAGTTCTTTCAGCGAATGTCGCACGATCAACTATTGCAATTGCTGACGTACATGGTGGAGCGCTTTGAGGATCAGATATTTTCGGAGGTGGCAACCGAACATGCACAATGGCTGCTTTATCTACTACTTCATCTGCCGCGCCGCCTCGCGGCAAACCATGTATCACAAGTAAGAAGTTTGGCGAAAGTAGCCCGGAAACTAATTCAAAATAATTCCAGCGACCTCCAGCCTTTGGTCATGCCTCTGGAGTTAACAGAGGATTCTCCTCCATCTCCTGGCACTACAATATGCCATCTAACTCTCACAGTGGCAGCCATAGTATACGGACAGCGTGACCTGCTGTTTAATGATTAA
- a CDS encoding HBL153Wp (Syntenic homolog of Ashbya gossypii ADL320C; Syntenic homolog of Ashbya gossypii NOHBY414; No homolog in Saccharomyces cerevisiae; Syntenic homolog of Saccharomyces kluyveri SAKL0B07414g), whose translation MFTDVQVDTSHFPLSDKVTLPHHVLEYFINSTSNDPFQKSKPVTLVIEAYDRESMKTLRKTVVGVREFSLESQNSIVIPWLVAYKLDILNILDAVSIDYTLSEIPNGTSIQLEPIGIVKWDNLVRNPDSYADDNVDGQLSSNFIEHDAHVRTFLEASWNNTLTSIMAGEILLLSSRENGEISEDVYKFKVHNLAPAEVVGVVNVDLELEVLQSVRTNGKDDVDSAGQKIPLNNTIQEPNIVDVDIGSELSVLPGENTIYRITPSQPIKIRILENDDDESFQLVLGNIQLLSIDSFQESTLVSKSVESKAGKNSGAEIVLDTNSTSYIRPCFITAPKLPVYAFSISTTEHSQGLTIEDVKDNEILCPTCNKKISKNAYMLHEIHCQRSTQKCRQCRKRYYNTSKIPDTHWHCDYSDCEHSGDTFVSKESHIQWFHSQKICKGCNESFPSNVSLSTHNHLECPMAYHICKFCHLKSLREASTVESRYFGISGHEYRCGTKTVDCFKCGKPVRKMELDAHLELHEHDRKSRGRKLTLNKCANTNCYRILESFSNPYILCDVCYGPFYSTEEDAEGKKFKMKLERRYVIQLSRGCGFSHCKNSNCKSSGLVTFNNMKELLSHVQNNLLGHKIYWLCVDNPTTKRKISADILFDVLGNKYAIEWVYKAVNELNSTDLETVKAWLTNNAIANDEL comes from the coding sequence ATGTTCACTGATGTCCAAGTAGATACCTCACATTTTCCATTAAGCGACAAGGTGACATTACCTCATCATGTGTTAGAATATTTCATAAATTCTACATCAAATGATCCTTTTCAAAAATCGAAGCCTGTCACATTAGTCATCGAAGCATATGATAGAGAATCCATGAAAACATTGCGGAAAACTGTAGTTGGTGTACGTGAATTTAGTTTGGAAAGCCAAAATTCAATTGTTATACCGTGGTTGGTGGCATATAAATTAGATATACTTAATATACTGGATGCTGTTTCCATCGATTACACCCTCAGTGAAATACCTAATGGAACGTCGATTCAATTAGAGCCAATTGGAATTGTTAAATGGGATAACTTGGTTCGCAATCCAGATTCTTATGCGGATGATAATGTTGATGGACAACTGTCGTCCAATTTTATCGAACACGATGCACATGTTCGAACATTTTTGGAGGCTAGCTGGAACAATACGTTGACATCAATAATGGCAGGTGAAATTCTGCTCCTAAGTTCAAGGGAGAACGGTGAGATATCTGAAGATGTGTACAAGTTTAAAGTTCATAACTTGGCACCCGCCGAGGTTGTAGGCGTGGTAAATGTTGATCTAGAATTAGAAGTCCTGCAGTCAGTTAGAACGAACGGTAAAGACGATGTAGACTCTGCAGGACAGAAGATACCATTGAACAATACTATTCAAGAACCAAATATAGTTGACGTTGATATAGGAAGTGAACTATCTGTTTTACCTGGTGAAAATACAATTTACAGAATAACGCCCAGCCAGCCAATCAAGATAAGAATATTAGAAAATGACGACGACGAATCATTTCAGCTAGTACTGGGAAACATTCAACTCTTGTCTATAGATAGCTTTCAGGAATCAACATTGGTATCTAAGAGCGTGGAATCTAAAGCCGGCAAAAATAGTGGCGCTGAAATCGTTCTAGACACTAATAGTACATCTTACATTAGGCCTTGCTTCATAACAGCTCCCAAGCTACCAGTGTACGCTTTCAGCATTAGCACTACTGAACATTCTCAAGGCTTGACAATTGAGGACGTTAAGGACAACGAAATACTATGTCCAACGTGCAATAAGAAGATTTCAAAAAATGCTTACATGTTACATGAGATACATTGTCAGAGGTCAACTCAAAAATGTAGACAATGTCGTAAGAGATACTATAATACTTCTAAAATACCTGATACCCATTGGCATTGCGATTACAGCGATTGTGAACATTCTGGTGACACTTTCGTAAGCAAGGAATCCCATATCCAATGGTTCCACAGTCAGAAAATCTGTAAAGGCTGTAACGAATCATTTCCAAGCAATGTGAGTCTAAGCACCCATAACCACCTTGAGTGTCCTATGGCATATCATATTTGTAAGTTCTGCCATTTGAAAAGTTTACGAGAAGCAAGTACTGTTGAATCACGCTACTTCGGAATATCTGGCCATGAGTACAGGTGTGGAACTAAGACAGTTGACTGTTTCAAGTGCGGGAAACCTGTAAGGAAGATGGAGCTTGATGCTCACCTTGAATTGCATGAGCATGACCGTAAATCAAGAGGTAGAAAGCTTACACTAAACAAATGTGCAAATACCAATTGCTACCGTATTCTGGAGTCGTTTAGTAATCCTTATATACTGTGCGATGTTTGCTATGGTCCTTTTTACAGTACTGAGGAAGATGCAGAAGGCAAAAAGTTCAAGATGAAACTAGAGAGACGGTATGTGATTCAATTGAGTCGTGGATGCGGATTTTCGCATTGTAAAAACTCGAACTGCAAGTCGTCTGGCCTTGTAACGTTTAACAATATGAAGGAACTGTTATCTCACGTGCAAAACAACTTATTAGGTCACAAAATATACTGGCTATGCGTTGATAACCCTACAACAAAGCGAAAAATCTCAGCTGACATCCTGTTTGATGTACTAGGGAATAAATATGCTATTGAGTGGGTTTATAAAGCAGTAAACGAACTTAATTCCACAGATTTGGAGACCGTTAAAGCATGGTTGACAAATAACGCGATTGCTAATGATGAGCTGTAG
- the SIF2 gene encoding Sif2p (Syntenic homolog of Ashbya gossypii ADL322C; Syntenic homolog of Saccharomyces cerevisiae YBR103W (SIF2)) — protein sequence MSITSEELNYLIWRYLQEAGHEVSALALQEETRLLEFDEMFKEHIPIGTLVNLVQKGILYTESELLVRYDGEVAPVDKEHYEKDFTLVQALEVDKQRFPELVASGRFALARDSEENKEHEVKAEDEQKEGEDSFIKTLQCIQTFPPGFVSQWNPKNPSMFAWGQKDSSAAVVLYREDQGTWDIQEKFILTHPTTSDKPNEVTCMEWSPSGESLLTGVENGELRLWSAQGKLQNILSYHMAPVVCIKWNPDQTHVLTCDVDNVTIVWNALSGTALQRFNFKEADMSESLGVDITWIDQDKFAIPGLQGSIMIFNIGVNKPMGKLMGHTKTLTTLSYNESNKLLLSASDDLTLRVWRGGNINSAHVFYGHSQSITYAQWVNDDIIISTSMDSTVCLWSLKCNTAIATATISGLPNFTGLLSPDKTKFAVGTMDGEVMVYDVEKLLLKLEEMGGSTKVAHNPLSIPVLGDYQSSNEGSYVVHLCWNQESDELSVSYSLDKVVVLSVR from the coding sequence ATGTCTATAACGAGCGAGGAACTAAATTACCTGATTTGGAGGTATTTACAGGAGGCTGGTCATGAGGTTAGCGCCCTTGCCTTGCAAGAAGAGACCCGTCTACTTGAGTTCGATGAAATGTTCAAAGAGCATATTCCAATAGGAACACTGGTGAACCTGGTGCAAAAGGGTATATTATATACTGAAAGTGAGCTATTGGTACGTTATGATGGTGAAGTTGCACCTGTTGATAAGGAGCATTATGAGAAGGATTTCACCTTGGTACAGGCTTTAGAGGTTGATAAGCAAAGATTTCCTGAACTGGTTGCTAGTGGGAGGTTTGCTTTGGCTCGTGATAGTGAGGAAAATAAGGAACATGAGGTCAAGGCCGAAGATGAGCAAAAGGAAGGCGAAGATTCGTTTATTAAAACATTACAATGCATACAAACATTTCCACCTGGGTTTGTATCTCAATGGAACCCCAAAAATCCCTCCATGTTTGCGTGGGGGCAAAAGGATTCTTCTGCTGCGGTTGTACTGTACAGAGAGGACCAAGGAACCTGGGATATACAAGAGAAGTTTATTTTGACGCATCCTACCACATCTGATAAGCCTAACGAAGTCACATGTATGGAATGGTCGCCCAGCGGAGAAAGCCTTCTAACTGGCGTGGAAAATGGTGAATTAAGGCTTTGGTCAGCTCAAGGCAAGCTGCAAAATATTCTCAGTTACCATATGGCACCTGTAGTCTGTATTAAATGGAATCCGGATCAGACACATGTGCTGACATGCGATGTAGATAACGTCACTATTGTATGGAATGCATTATCGGGCACAGCTCTTCAGCGCTTCAACTTTAAAGAAGCAGATATGAGTGAATCCTTGGGCGTAGACATAACGTGGATTGATCAGGACAAGTTTGCTATACCGGGACTCCAGGGCTCGATTATGATTTTCAATATCGGTGTGAATAAGCCAATGGGCAAGCTGATGGGACATACCAAAACACTGACAACGCTGTCGTACAATGAAAGTAACAAGCTGCTTTTGAGTGCATCCGATGACCTTACGCTACGCGTTTGGCGGGGGGGCAACATTAACTCCGCTCATGTATTTTATGGCCATTCGCAATCAATTACCTACGCACAGTGGGTTAACGACGACATCATTATATCAACCTCCATGGATAGCACAGTATGTCTATGGTCTTTGAAATGCAACACCGCAATTGCAACAGCTACTATATCTGGACTGCCAAATTTCACGGGATTGCTATCTCCAGATAAGACCAAGTTTGCAGTTGGAACGATGGATGGAGAAGTTATGGTGTATGATGTAGAAAAACTGCTACTGAAATTAGAAGAAATGGGCGGAAGCACAAAAGTTGCTCATAACCCTCTTTCAATACCTGTACTAGGTGATTACCAATCAAGCAATGAGGGAAGCTATGTTGTTCATTTGTGTTGGAACCAGGAGAGTGATGAGTTAAGTGTATCTTATTCTTTAGACAAGGTAGTTGTATTATCAGTGCGATAA